A part of Aquibium oceanicum genomic DNA contains:
- a CDS encoding alpha/beta hydrolase family protein gives MTPAALRQLLRVPERPVVTERVIVRAVEDADGIATETLTLDLGDGRRARAFVTRPSEPAGRRPAVLYCHAHGARYEIGASELTDGRPSLLGPYGPLLARRGFVTLCLDMPAFGERADEKEDALSKALLWQGRTLMGEMLADLLAGFDYLSSRADVDPDRIAAFGLSMGATHAYFLGAIEPRIARVAHLCCFADLATLIETGAHDLHGHYMTIPGLLAQTSFGRIAGMIAPRPQLICTGAKDPLTPPAAVEKALAECQPAYRAAGAEAGLRHVSEPDTGHVETPAMREAVLAFLDGMR, from the coding sequence ATGACGCCCGCCGCGCTTCGGCAGTTGCTTCGTGTTCCCGAACGGCCAGTTGTGACGGAACGGGTCATCGTGCGCGCCGTCGAGGACGCCGACGGGATCGCGACCGAAACCCTGACCCTTGACCTCGGCGACGGCCGCCGCGCCCGCGCCTTCGTGACGCGTCCGTCCGAGCCGGCGGGGCGCCGGCCGGCGGTACTCTACTGCCATGCACATGGCGCCCGGTATGAAATCGGTGCGTCGGAGCTTACCGATGGTAGGCCGAGCCTTCTCGGGCCTTACGGGCCGTTGCTCGCACGGCGCGGTTTCGTCACGCTCTGCCTGGACATGCCGGCGTTCGGCGAGCGCGCGGACGAGAAGGAAGACGCGCTTTCGAAGGCGCTACTCTGGCAGGGCAGGACCCTCATGGGCGAGATGCTCGCCGATCTTCTCGCGGGTTTCGACTATCTGTCGTCGCGCGCCGACGTCGATCCGGACCGCATCGCGGCCTTCGGGCTGTCGATGGGCGCCACGCATGCCTATTTCCTCGGCGCAATCGAGCCGCGCATCGCCCGCGTTGCGCATCTTTGCTGCTTCGCCGACCTCGCGACGCTGATCGAAACCGGCGCCCACGACCTGCATGGGCATTACATGACAATTCCGGGCCTTCTGGCGCAGACCTCGTTCGGCCGCATCGCCGGCATGATCGCCCCGCGGCCGCAACTGATCTGCACCGGAGCGAAGGACCCGCTGACCCCGCCCGCGGCGGTCGAGAAAGCCTTGGCAGAGTGCCAGCCCGCGTACCGGGCGGCTGGCGCGGAAGCAGGTCTGCGGCATGTTTCTGAGCCCGACACCGGGCATGTGGAAACCCCCGCCATGCGTGAGGCGGTGCTGGCATTCCTGGACGGCATGCGCTGA
- a CDS encoding TRAP transporter permease — MTSITDRIRLDRAADRGEGEAAIVSLLFAVLAVAVTALVIYGAYFGLITALILRSLFYSLVSAGGLLLVGLNARAGWTRMLCYALVPVALVPGFHLWQSYVDIIMRGAMATPPDLWIFVGVMAVLLVLVRMALGWALVILVGVALAYAWFGYLIPGQYGHGGYDLRRLASTLMLSTEGIYGLPMGVAVEYIFLFALLGTLLMKIGTGEVFVDIARGLTGRMQGGPGLSAALSSAMLGTINGSAVANVVTTGTFTIPLMKRVGYSPTLAGAIEAAASSAGQILPPVMGAAAFLMAEIIGVPYSQIALAALVPGLLYVVALMVAVRLEAGRLGLERDTDAGLALLRETLVKRGYLLLPLAGLIVFLIMGYTPTRAAVICIVLGLLISPFNRLTRVGPVDLVVVCRDTLVATMPIVAAVAAAGAVIGVLNLSGLGLMLSGLIVDLGGQNVWAILVLTALASFVLGMGLPTSAAYLLLAVLVAPALTRLGLPPIVAHMFIFYYGLVSAITPPVALAAYAAASISGGDANKTAFESVRLGFVKLLVPFLFVTMPGLLMIGSPPEIVLSGVLATIGVVGLTIAFAGWLGRPLAAGERLMMAAAALLVIWPTAVTAADPATLLARVIGCAALGVLAWRAMTSGGAVAAVNRPRVS, encoded by the coding sequence ATGACCTCGATCACCGACAGGATCCGGCTCGACCGTGCGGCGGACCGAGGCGAAGGGGAGGCGGCCATCGTGTCGCTCCTCTTCGCAGTCCTCGCCGTGGCGGTCACGGCGCTCGTCATCTACGGCGCCTATTTCGGGCTGATCACAGCGCTGATCCTGCGCTCCTTGTTCTATTCGCTCGTTTCGGCGGGCGGGCTTCTGCTCGTCGGCCTCAATGCCCGCGCCGGCTGGACGCGCATGCTGTGCTACGCGCTGGTACCGGTCGCGCTGGTACCGGGCTTCCACCTCTGGCAGTCCTACGTCGACATCATTATGCGCGGCGCGATGGCCACCCCGCCCGATCTCTGGATCTTCGTCGGGGTCATGGCCGTGCTCCTGGTGCTGGTGCGCATGGCGCTCGGCTGGGCTCTCGTGATCCTGGTCGGCGTAGCACTCGCCTACGCCTGGTTCGGCTACCTGATCCCCGGCCAGTACGGCCATGGCGGCTATGATCTGAGGCGGCTCGCCTCCACGCTGATGCTCTCCACCGAGGGCATCTACGGCCTGCCGATGGGGGTGGCCGTCGAATACATCTTCCTTTTTGCCCTGCTTGGGACGCTGCTGATGAAGATCGGCACCGGCGAGGTCTTCGTCGACATCGCGCGCGGGCTGACCGGTCGCATGCAGGGTGGGCCGGGCCTCTCGGCCGCGCTGTCGAGCGCCATGCTCGGCACCATCAACGGCAGCGCTGTCGCCAATGTCGTCACCACCGGCACCTTCACCATCCCCTTGATGAAGCGGGTCGGCTATTCGCCGACGCTCGCTGGCGCCATCGAGGCGGCGGCATCCTCGGCCGGGCAGATCCTGCCGCCGGTGATGGGCGCGGCCGCTTTCCTGATGGCCGAGATCATCGGGGTTCCTTATTCGCAAATCGCGCTCGCTGCCCTGGTGCCGGGGCTTCTTTACGTCGTCGCCCTGATGGTGGCGGTGCGGCTGGAGGCCGGGCGTCTGGGGCTCGAGCGTGATACCGACGCCGGACTGGCGCTGCTGCGCGAGACGCTCGTGAAACGCGGCTATCTGTTGCTGCCGCTCGCCGGTCTCATCGTCTTCCTGATCATGGGTTACACGCCGACGCGCGCCGCCGTCATCTGCATTGTGCTCGGTCTCCTTATCTCGCCCTTCAACAGGCTGACCCGCGTTGGCCCCGTCGATCTCGTGGTCGTGTGCCGCGACACGCTGGTGGCGACGATGCCCATCGTGGCGGCGGTGGCGGCGGCAGGCGCGGTGATCGGCGTGCTCAACCTGTCCGGCCTCGGGCTCATGCTGTCGGGCCTCATCGTGGATCTCGGCGGCCAGAACGTCTGGGCGATCCTAGTCCTGACGGCGCTCGCCTCCTTCGTGCTCGGCATGGGACTACCGACCTCGGCGGCCTACCTGCTGCTCGCCGTGCTCGTCGCGCCCGCGCTGACCCGGCTCGGCCTGCCGCCGATCGTCGCGCACATGTTCATCTTCTACTACGGCCTCGTCTCGGCGATCACGCCGCCGGTGGCGCTCGCGGCCTACGCGGCGGCAAGCATCTCGGGCGGAGATGCCAACAAGACGGCCTTCGAGTCCGTACGGCTCGGCTTCGTGAAGCTTCTCGTGCCGTTCCTCTTCGTCACAATGCCGGGACTTCTGATGATAGGCTCGCCGCCCGAGATCGTCCTGTCAGGGGTGCTCGCCACGATCGGCGTCGTCGGCCTGACGATCGCCTTCGCCGGCTGGCTCGGGCGCCCGCTCGCCGCCGGGGAACGGCTCATGATGGCTGCCGCCGCGCTCCTGGTCATCTGGCCGACCGCCGTGACGGCGGCCGATCCTGCAACACTCCTGGCGCGAGTCATCGGCTGTGCCGCCCTTGGGGTCCTCGCTTGGCGTGCCATGACTTCGGGCGGCGCGGTCGCCGCCGTCAACCGACCGAGAGTTTCATGA
- a CDS encoding TetR/AcrR family transcriptional regulator: protein MPRAARETDSRTAILDAAEELFSERGFGAVALREIARAAGLNVGSLTYHFGDKAGILEAIYKRHTSPMNARRLELIGEAKRIEDRDQRLMAILRAYVLPAFSSSDDLVGGGTRFTRMRAILSAEGNAQARKIIADAFDDTTRAFIDAIADCVSGASREDIVWRSQFLLGSLYYTLINPERISRLSDSKTDGADHDEAIRQIVLSSHASFRALARTSATPAGELEHSA from the coding sequence ATGCCGAGAGCCGCACGGGAAACCGATTCCAGGACCGCGATCCTCGACGCGGCGGAAGAGCTGTTTTCGGAGCGCGGGTTCGGCGCGGTGGCGCTACGCGAGATCGCCCGCGCCGCCGGGCTGAACGTCGGCAGCCTGACCTACCATTTCGGCGACAAGGCCGGCATTCTGGAAGCCATTTACAAGCGCCACACCAGTCCGATGAACGCGCGCCGGCTGGAACTGATCGGCGAGGCCAAGCGCATCGAGGATCGCGACCAGCGCCTTATGGCGATCCTGCGCGCCTATGTGCTGCCAGCCTTTTCATCGTCGGACGATCTCGTTGGCGGCGGCACGCGCTTCACGCGCATGCGCGCCATCCTGTCGGCGGAGGGCAACGCCCAGGCGCGCAAGATCATCGCCGACGCGTTCGACGACACTACCCGGGCCTTCATCGACGCGATCGCCGACTGCGTCAGCGGGGCTTCGCGCGAAGACATCGTCTGGCGGAGCCAGTTCCTGCTCGGCTCGCTCTACTACACGCTGATCAACCCGGAGCGCATTTCGCGCCTGTCCGACAGCAAGACCGACGGCGCCGACCACGACGAGGCGATCCGCCAGATCGTGCTGTCGAGCCACGCGAGTTTCCGGGCGCTCGCCCGGACATCCGCCACGCCTGCGGGCGAACTTGAGCATTCCGCATGA
- a CDS encoding excalibur calcium-binding domain-containing protein, translating to MSKTRPYRAAARRARPDRSSTLDPHKSLSILRKVGFAGVFAAIGLTSFVGPGLGSLLTSFSGPAYSGPPPRNCAEARARGIAPMTRWHPAYSAHLDRDGDGIACEPYYGR from the coding sequence ATGAGCAAGACACGTCCTTACCGAGCAGCTGCGCGCCGGGCCCGTCCGGATCGCTCAAGCACGCTGGATCCACACAAGTCGCTCTCCATCCTGCGCAAGGTCGGCTTCGCGGGAGTTTTCGCGGCGATTGGGCTCACGAGCTTTGTGGGGCCAGGTCTCGGATCGCTGCTGACGAGTTTTTCGGGACCCGCTTATTCCGGCCCGCCGCCCCGAAACTGCGCGGAAGCGCGGGCGCGCGGGATCGCGCCCATGACGCGCTGGCACCCGGCCTATTCGGCACATCTCGACCGCGACGGCGACGGCATTGCATGCGAGCCCTACTACGGGCGGTAG
- a CDS encoding amidohydrolase family protein, producing the protein MMSDALPYHPSPKKPDVVLPAGACDAHCHIFGPAAEFPFAPERNYTPVDAPKAKLFALHCLLGIERAVIVQASCHGTDNTAMIDAIAAAAGRYRGIAMVKQDVTDAELAALHEGGVRGVRFNFVTHLGQDADLDAVRTVIGKVKPLGWHAVIHFEADRLEKLAPILKELPITMVIDHMGRVDASLGVDQPAFRMLVDLMEDERFWVKVCGSERVSRAGPPFHDAVPFARMLVDLFPDRVLWGTDWPHPNIKKHMPDDGALVDLLALIAPEEDKLRRLLVDNPTRLYWPEERT; encoded by the coding sequence ATGATGTCTGACGCCTTGCCCTATCACCCGTCGCCGAAGAAGCCGGACGTCGTGCTGCCCGCCGGCGCCTGCGACGCGCATTGCCATATCTTCGGGCCGGCGGCCGAGTTCCCGTTCGCTCCCGAGCGTAACTACACGCCCGTCGATGCGCCGAAGGCCAAGCTCTTCGCGCTGCACTGCCTGCTCGGCATCGAACGCGCCGTCATCGTCCAGGCGAGCTGCCACGGTACCGACAACACGGCAATGATCGACGCGATCGCGGCAGCGGCCGGGCGCTACCGCGGTATCGCGATGGTAAAACAGGATGTGACTGATGCCGAACTCGCCGCGCTGCACGAAGGCGGCGTGCGCGGCGTGCGCTTCAATTTTGTTACGCACCTCGGACAGGATGCCGACCTCGACGCGGTACGTACGGTGATCGGCAAGGTAAAGCCCCTCGGCTGGCACGCGGTGATCCATTTCGAGGCCGACCGTCTGGAGAAGCTTGCGCCGATCCTGAAGGAACTGCCGATCACCATGGTGATCGACCACATGGGCCGGGTCGATGCCAGCCTCGGCGTGGACCAGCCGGCGTTCCGCATGCTGGTCGACCTCATGGAGGACGAACGCTTCTGGGTGAAGGTCTGCGGCTCCGAGCGCGTGTCGCGCGCCGGCCCTCCCTTCCACGATGCCGTGCCGTTTGCCCGGATGCTGGTGGATCTTTTCCCCGATAGGGTGCTGTGGGGCACGGACTGGCCGCATCCCAACATCAAGAAGCACATGCCGGACGACGGCGCGCTGGTGGACCTGCTTGCGCTCATCGCGCCGGAGGAGGACAAACTGCGCCGCCTGCTGGTCGACAACCCGACACGGCTCTACTGGCCCGAGGAGAGGACATGA
- a CDS encoding catechol 2,3-dioxygenase, whose translation MNQAEPCFDVAHLGHVELLTDKPEESLDFFVNVYGLTESGRDGDSVYLRAWDDYEFHSLKLTASNTTGMAHCGYRTASEAALQRRVAVIEKMGLGIGWTDGDLGHGRSYRFNSPDGHVFELYWDTNKYEAPAGEKPALKNTAQRYHGRGAAPRRIDHFNLLASDVSKIRDFMVEAMGSRVTEMIQLDNGRIGGCWFTVNNKGYDMACTEDHSGSKGRFHHLTYAADHRDDILRAADVFLENGVFIETGPHKHAIQGTFFLYVYEPAGNRVEIANAGARLILDPDWKPVLWTEQERKKGQAWGLKTIESFHTHGTPPVAAASNHGDRK comes from the coding sequence ATGAACCAAGCCGAACCCTGTTTCGACGTCGCCCATCTCGGGCACGTGGAACTCCTCACCGACAAGCCCGAGGAGAGTCTGGACTTCTTCGTCAACGTCTATGGCCTGACCGAGAGCGGGCGCGACGGCGATTCGGTCTATCTGCGCGCCTGGGACGATTACGAGTTCCATTCGCTCAAGCTAACTGCCTCGAACACCACGGGCATGGCCCACTGCGGCTACCGTACAGCTTCCGAAGCGGCTTTGCAGCGCCGTGTGGCCGTCATCGAGAAGATGGGGCTGGGTATCGGCTGGACCGACGGCGACCTCGGCCACGGCCGCAGCTACCGCTTCAACAGCCCGGACGGCCACGTGTTCGAACTCTACTGGGACACCAACAAGTACGAGGCGCCCGCGGGCGAGAAGCCGGCGCTGAAGAACACCGCACAGCGCTACCACGGCCGCGGCGCGGCGCCGCGCCGCATCGACCATTTTAACCTGCTCGCCTCCGACGTTTCGAAGATCCGCGACTTCATGGTGGAGGCGATGGGCAGCCGCGTCACCGAGATGATCCAGCTCGACAATGGCCGCATCGGCGGCTGCTGGTTCACGGTCAACAACAAGGGCTACGACATGGCCTGTACGGAGGACCATTCGGGCTCGAAGGGCCGTTTTCACCACCTGACCTACGCCGCCGACCATCGCGACGACATCCTGCGCGCTGCGGACGTCTTCCTGGAGAACGGCGTCTTTATCGAGACAGGGCCACACAAGCACGCCATCCAGGGCACCTTCTTCCTCTACGTCTATGAGCCCGCCGGCAACCGCGTCGAGATTGCCAATGCCGGCGCACGGCTGATCCTCGATCCCGACTGGAAGCCGGTCTTGTGGACCGAGCAGGAGCGGAAGAAGGGCCAGGCCTGGGGCCTGAAGACCATCGAGAGCTTTCACACGCACGGCACGCCGCCCGTAGCGGCCGCCTCGAACCATGGAGACCGCAAATGA
- a CDS encoding acyl-CoA thioesterase yields the protein MSEILQTCTIKVSFGDCDPAGIVYYPNHFRWFDATFHALLQRFGGHAAVSRKLGSIGIGLIEVGGAFRAPAEDGDALVLTARLVEWREKTLRIAYEGRIDDRLTVEGFEVRGLFIREDGQLRAGRMAPLREMLEAGAGTADA from the coding sequence GTGAGCGAAATCCTGCAGACCTGCACGATCAAGGTGAGCTTCGGCGACTGCGACCCGGCCGGTATTGTCTACTATCCCAACCACTTCCGCTGGTTCGACGCGACGTTCCACGCGCTGCTCCAGCGCTTCGGCGGCCATGCCGCCGTGTCGCGGAAACTGGGTTCCATCGGCATTGGCCTCATCGAGGTCGGCGGCGCGTTTCGTGCGCCGGCCGAGGACGGCGACGCGCTGGTCCTGACGGCCCGCCTGGTGGAGTGGCGGGAAAAGACCCTGCGGATCGCCTACGAAGGCCGGATCGACGACCGGCTGACGGTGGAAGGCTTCGAGGTGCGCGGTCTGTTCATTCGCGAAGACGGCCAGCTGCGGGCCGGTCGGATGGCACCACTCAGGGAGATGCTCGAAGCGGGGGCAGGGACGGCGGACGCATGA
- a CDS encoding TAXI family TRAP transporter solute-binding subunit: MRISIGLKATAVALSLAATPALAQERVAIGTGGTGGLFYVIGAGMADILNKHMENTTARAEVTGASVENIRRVAADQMTFGFSSSSTLYEAKNGMGPFDGDAQPVAAMAYLYPAVLQIATVADTGIASLEDLAGKKVNLGPPGSNAAVLAQRLLEAYGVFDAGNAQFLSYTEGTNALMNGTVDATVVLAGAPTAALIDLDAQRDMVLLPLDEQKVAGLFEEYPFYQPYEIPAGTYPDQKEGVMVINDPATLFTSEGADEGLVNTITKTIFEHLDELGEVHPQAKAIALDTATKTPIDLHAGAKAYFDTAK; encoded by the coding sequence ATGAGAATTTCCATCGGATTGAAGGCGACCGCGGTCGCACTTTCGCTGGCGGCGACGCCGGCGCTTGCGCAGGAGCGCGTCGCGATCGGCACCGGCGGCACCGGCGGCCTGTTCTACGTGATCGGCGCCGGCATGGCCGACATTTTGAACAAGCACATGGAAAACACCACCGCGCGGGCCGAGGTCACCGGCGCGTCGGTGGAAAACATCCGCCGCGTGGCGGCGGACCAGATGACGTTCGGCTTCTCCTCGTCCTCGACGCTCTACGAGGCGAAGAACGGCATGGGCCCGTTCGACGGCGACGCGCAGCCGGTGGCGGCCATGGCCTATCTCTATCCCGCCGTCCTGCAGATCGCGACTGTCGCCGACACCGGCATCGCCTCGCTCGAGGATCTCGCCGGCAAGAAGGTCAATCTCGGACCTCCCGGCAGCAACGCCGCCGTGCTGGCGCAGCGTCTGCTCGAAGCCTACGGCGTGTTCGATGCCGGCAACGCGCAGTTCCTGTCCTACACGGAAGGCACCAACGCGCTGATGAACGGCACGGTCGACGCCACCGTGGTGCTCGCCGGCGCTCCGACCGCCGCGCTGATCGATCTCGACGCCCAGCGCGACATGGTGCTCCTGCCGCTCGATGAGCAGAAGGTGGCGGGCCTGTTCGAGGAGTACCCGTTCTATCAGCCCTACGAAATCCCGGCCGGCACCTATCCGGACCAGAAGGAGGGCGTGATGGTCATCAACGACCCGGCGACGCTCTTCACCAGTGAAGGTGCCGACGAGGGGCTGGTCAACACGATCACCAAGACGATCTTCGAGCACCTGGACGAACTTGGCGAGGTCCATCCGCAGGCCAAGGCCATCGCGCTCGACACGGCGACCAAGACGCCGATCGACCTGCATGCTGGCGCCAAGGCCTATTTCGACACGGCCAAGTAG